One Longimicrobium terrae genomic window, CACACGCGGGGTGAATCGGAGGAGCAACCAGGCCTGCGCAGACAAGATACGGCTCAGGCGCGCATCCACATAATCATACGAGGCTGGACATCTACCATCCGCCGAGCCAACGTCGCGGGACACACGTCCGTTCTCGCGGGGAAAGCAGATCCTTCGCCGGCACCAAAGTTTGGCGGGTCGCCGCATCGTCCGGCGTCCCTGTTCCGATCGCGATCCACCACGACCCGCTTTCCCCAATTTCCGGATTGACCACGATCCGCGGCGGGGCGCGACCGGGGCGCAAGCACTGCGCGGTCCAACGTGAGATCCGGCGGGCCGGCAACTCCGTTCACGTTTCGTCATCAATCCCCAACTCCTTGCCGCGGGGCGCTTTGTAGAGACACCCGCCTCCCCGCGCGCCGCCGTTCGCGCTCCCGCGCACCCGAATCCGGCGAATCACGGCAGAAGCGCCTGTGCGGAAGTTCGCGGTTTTCGTATCGTTTCCCTTGACACGGAGGCGCAGGAAAACGGAGATTCCCACGGGAAAACTGCGTTGGATGGTGCATGCCTCACGTGGAGGTCGGATGGCACGCCACAACCGCGAGGGCGAGGGAGAAGACCAGCACGGCCGCCGGTACATCATCGGCTACCAGCCAGACTGGCTTCAGCAGGTAAAGGTGGCGCGCGGGCTCGACAACGGGCGCCAGAGCACCAAGATCCTCATCCGCAACTCCGAGGTGCCCCTGGGCGACCCCGGGCCGCGGGTGCGCACCCACATCGCCGCCCCGGAACTGGGGATCGACGTGGAGGTCACGCTGCGCGACGAGGGCGGCGTGGTGCGGCGCATCATCGTGGAAACCGTGGTGCCCGAGGGCGAGGAGCGCGGAGAAACGGTGTCGTTCATCGTTTCGCGCATTCCCGAAGCGCGCCGCGACGGCCGTGGACTCTGAAGGGCGGGGCCGCCCGGCCCCGCCGCGTCGCACGTTCCCCCGCCCGCGCACTCTCGCATGATGCTGGTCATGGCGGTGCAGTCCGCCATTCCGCCCGACAACCGCCTGTTGTTCGTGGTGAGCGTGGTGGTGGTGGCCAGCGTGGTGCTGTTCACCGCCGGCGTCATCGTCACCCTGCTGCGCCGCTCCGACCGCCGCCGCGCGGAGGAAGAGAAGCTGGCCGCCATGGGCACGGCCACCGCGCGCATCCTGCACCAGATCAAGAACCCCCTGCAGACCATCGTTCTGCACGCAGACCTGCTGCAGAACGACCGCATCGTCAGCGACGCCGAGCAGCGCCGCGAGGTGGCCGACGCCATCATCGGCGAGTCGCAGCGGCTGGTGGACATGCTGGAGGAACTGTCCGTCTACGCGTCCGGCGCGCAGCGCTCCATGAACCGCCAGCCGGTGGCGCTGGACGAACTGGTGAAGCACGTGGCCGCCCACGAGGCCCGCGACGCGGGCGACAGCGGGCTGCTGGTGGACACCTCGCGGATGGATCGCGCGGTGGTGCTGGCCGATGCCTACTATCTGCGCCAGGCCATCGACAACCTGGTGCGCAACGCGCGCGAGGCCATGGCGGAGCAGGAGGGCGCGCGGCTGGCTGTTTCGGTGGAGCGCGATCCGGCCGGGGCCGTCGTCCGCGTGGCCGACAACGGGCCCGGGATTGCCGCGGACAAGCTGGAGCGCATCTTTGAGCCGTTCGTGTCCACCAAGGGCAAGGGCATGGGGCTGGGACTGGCCATCTGCCGCGAGATCGCCGAGGCCCACGCCGGGCGGCTGGACGTGGACAGCACGGTGGGGCAGGGAACGACATTCACGCTGCGGCTGCCGCTGCACGGCGACGGGGTAACGACGGGCGCGCTGCCCGGGCTGGCGCCGGAACCACGAGGGATGGGAACATCATGGAACTGAACGGCGTTTTCGCCCCGGCCACCACGCCGTTCGATCCGGTGACGGGCGAGGTGGACGTGATCGGGATGCGCGCCAACGTGCGCCGCTGGCTGCGCGCGCCGCTGGCCGGCGTGGTGCTCTTTGGCTCCACCGGCGAGGGCGTGCTGCTGGACGAGGACGAAAAGGTGCGGCTGACCGCCGCCACCCGCGACCTGCTGGACAGCGGGCAGCTGCTGCTGGCCGGCACCGGCGCGGAAAGCACGCGCGCCGCCATCCGGCAGACGCGCGCCGTGGCTGAGGCCGGCGCCGACGCCGTGCTGGTGCAGCCGCCGTCGTTCTACAAGCCGCTCATGACCCCCGCGGCGCTGCGCGACCACTACCGCGCCGTGGCGGACGCGTCGCCGGTGCCCGTAATCCTGTACCAGGTGCCGCCGCGCTTCAGCGGGGTGGAGTTGGAGCCCGGGCTGGTGCACGAACTGGCGCGGCACCCCAACATCACCGGCATCAAGGATTCGTCGGGCGACCAGCGCACGCTGGGCAACCTGGTGGATGCCTGCCGCGGCGGCTGCGACGTGCTGGCCGGCAGCGGCGCTATCCTGTACGCGGCGCTGGAGATGGGCGCGGTGGGCGGCATCCTCGCCGTCGCGCTGCTGATGCCGGAGGAGTGCGCGGAGCTGTGCCGTGCCTTTGCCGAAGAGCGCTTCGCGGACGCCGGGCGGCTGCAGGAGCGGATTGCGCCGCTGCAC contains:
- a CDS encoding sensor histidine kinase, whose amino-acid sequence is MMLVMAVQSAIPPDNRLLFVVSVVVVASVVLFTAGVIVTLLRRSDRRRAEEEKLAAMGTATARILHQIKNPLQTIVLHADLLQNDRIVSDAEQRREVADAIIGESQRLVDMLEELSVYASGAQRSMNRQPVALDELVKHVAAHEARDAGDSGLLVDTSRMDRAVVLADAYYLRQAIDNLVRNAREAMAEQEGARLAVSVERDPAGAVVRVADNGPGIAADKLERIFEPFVSTKGKGMGLGLAICREIAEAHAGRLDVDSTVGQGTTFTLRLPLHGDGVTTGALPGLAPEPRGMGTSWN
- a CDS encoding dihydrodipicolinate synthase family protein — its product is MELNGVFAPATTPFDPVTGEVDVIGMRANVRRWLRAPLAGVVLFGSTGEGVLLDEDEKVRLTAATRDLLDSGQLLLAGTGAESTRAAIRQTRAVAEAGADAVLVQPPSFYKPLMTPAALRDHYRAVADASPVPVILYQVPPRFSGVELEPGLVHELARHPNITGIKDSSGDQRTLGNLVDACRGGCDVLAGSGAILYAALEMGAVGGILAVALLMPEECAELCRAFAEERFADAGRLQERIAPLHKVVVGELGIPGMKAALDALGMQGGEPRSPIQALRNRDGGKLADALAIAGILPNPIAAPAA